In one Notolabrus celidotus isolate fNotCel1 chromosome 1, fNotCel1.pri, whole genome shotgun sequence genomic region, the following are encoded:
- the LOC117820810 gene encoding voltage-dependent calcium channel subunit alpha-2/delta-2-like → MAIGRSSCSIVCLVSIQIILIFSASWPGAESLTFPQQYTIMHWARRIEQEIDRVFQHITGAQQLKGIYNEERRRFSLVKNQPRKIVERVASDIEKLLAKKRTALERLAREAERLQREHLWQDGIKELDMAYYDSKADLDYYSMDGEGEVENPSHIKLEFVYDPNFKNNVNYSYTAVQIPTDIYKGAPVILNELNWTQALEKVFMENSQEDPSLLWQAFGSATGVTRYYPASPWKAPDKIDLYDVRRRPWYIQGASSPKDMVILVDVSGSVSGLTLKLIKASVMEMLDTLSDDDYVNVARFNEKAEAVVPCFKHLVQANVRNKKIFKDAVQQMQAKGTTDYKSGFHFAFNQLLNKTNVPRANCNKIIMLFTDGGEDRAQDVFMQYNWPNKTVRVFTFSVGQHNYDVTPLQWIACTNKGYYFEIRSICAIRINTQEYLDVLGRPMVLAGSEAKQVQWTNVYQDALGLGMVVTGTLPVFNLTMDGNSQNQLILGVMGVDVHLDEIKRLTPRYNLGANGYIFAIDPNGYLLLHPNLQPKLVNLPEPVTLDFLDAEVEDGNKEEIRRQMIDGRPGEMQIKTLIKSIDEQYIDEVFRGYTWTPINGTDYSLGLVLPPYNEYFIQADLSDVMLQLQYMQSLLPSSFESAGHVFLAPREYCKRLQISDNNTQFLQNFLSLMLDISPESDECDQGLIHNLILDSRIIGQLASRVWKNKDLNSYGFLAVFASTDGGITRVFPNIAAESWEEDPEPFNSNYYRRSLDNKGYMFRAPSRSSLDDPVGAENGTVGILVSSAIEVNLGGKLLKPSVVGVKLDLEAWVDKFKILASNVSDGRQGSHKCGPSRSCEMDCEVNTDDLLCYLIDDGGFLVMSNQRDHWKKIGLFFGDVDPYLMHALYNNSIYNRRQSFQYQSACEPVSSSHTGAAHRGIFVPSIADILSLAWWTSTVAWSVVQQLLYGLAYNSWLYQGDVLVEGFEIKESSCVTIQSQFYFTNTTNSYNMLQDCGNCSRLFHAKRIEGTNLLFVVAETLPCSSCEIERLTQVKTEFQEENPCEVLSNARYRKGPTSCFDYSALENTSECGRGHALQSSIGVLLFIQLILPLFHL, encoded by the exons ATGGCGATAGGCAGAAGCTCTTGCAGCATCGTCTGCTTGGTATCTATCCAGATTATCTTGATTTTCAGCGCATCGTGGCCTGGAGCGGAGAGTCTCACGTTCCCGCAGCAATACAC GATAATGCACTGGGCCCGGCGTATCGAGCAGGAGATTGACAGAGTGTTTCAGCACATCACTGGAGCTCAGCAGTTGAAAGGG ATCTACaatgaggagagaagaaggtTTAGTCTGGTGAAGAATCAGCCTCGAAAGATTGTGGAGAGGGTAGCTTCAGATATAGAGAAACTACTGGCTAAGAAACGCACAGCACTCGAA AGGTTAGCAAGGGAAGCGGAGCGGCTTCAGCGAGAGCATCTTTGGCAGGATGGTATCAAG GAGCTGGACATGGCATACTATGACTCAAAGGCTGACCTGGATTAT TATTCAATGGATGGAGAAGGAGAGGTGGAGAATCCCTCTCATATCAAGTTGGAGTTTGTGTACGATCCAAACTTCAAAAACAATGTCAACTATTCATACACAGCTGTTCAGATCCCCACAGATATTTACAAAGGAG CCCCAGTCATTCTGAATGAGCTGAACTGGACGCAGGCACTGGAGAAAGTGTTCATGGAGAATAGTCAGGAGGATCCTTCGCTCCTCTGGCAAGCGTTTGGGAGTGCTACTGGTGTCACACGATACTACCCAG ctTCACCTTGGAAAGCTCCTGATAAAATTGATCTATATGACGTCAGAAGAAGGCCCTG gTACATACAGGGAGCCTCATCCCCCAAAGATATGGTCATTCTTGTTGATGT GAGCGGCAGTGTCAGTGGACTCACCCTGAAACTGATCAAAGCCTCTGTGATGGAGATGCTCGACACTCTGTCTGATGATGACTACGTCAATGTGGCCAGG TTTAACGAGAAGGCCGAGGCTGTGGTTCCCTGCTTCAAACATCTCGTCCAGGCAAACGTGCGCAACAAAAAGATCTTCAAGGATGCAGTGCAGCAGATGCAAGCTAAAGGCACCACTGACTACAAGTCTGGATTTCATTTTGCCTTCAATCAGCTGTTAAAT AAAACAAACGTCCCCCGGGCCAActgtaataaaataatcatgCTGTTTACTGACGGAGGGGAGGACAGAGCTCAGGATGTCTTCATGCAATACAACTGGCCCAATAAAACG GTGCGAGTTTTCACATTTTCCGTGGGTCAGCACAACTATGATGTCACACCTTTGCAGTGGATCGCATGCACCAATAAAG GTTACTATTTTGAGATCCGTTCCATCTGTGCTATAAGGATTAACACCCAG GAGTACCTCGATGTGCTGGGGCGCCCCATGGTTCTGGCAGGAAGCGAAGCCAAGCAGGTTCAGTGGACCAACGTGTATCAGGATGCTTTG GGTCTTGGCATGGTGGTGACGGGAACTTTGCCTGTGTTCAACCTCACCATGGATGGAAACTCACAG AATCAGCTGATATTGGGCGTCATGGGAGTTGATGTCCATCTTGATGAGATAAAGCGACTGACACCCCGATACAAT CTTGGTGCTAATGGATACATATTTGCCATCGACCCCAATGGATATCTTCTTCTTCACCCTAATCTTCAGCCAAAG CTCGTGAACCTCCCTGAACCTGTGACACTGGACTTTCTggatgcagaggtggaggaTGGCAACAAGGAAGAA ATTCGGCGACAAATGATTGATGGTAGACCGGGTGAAATGCAGATCAAAACTTTGATCAAGTCGATTGATGAG CAATACATCGATGAGGTGTTCAGGGGTTACACCTGGACTCCGATCAACGGTACAGATTACAG TCTTGGTTTAGTATTACCTCCCTACAATGAATACTTCATCCAGGCAGACCTGAGTGATGTGATGCTGCAGCTCCAGT ATATGCAGTCACTGCTGCCGAGCTCATTTGAGTCTGCAGGACACGTGTTTCTGGCTCCAAG GGAATACTGCAAACGACTGCAAATTTCTGATAACAACACCCAGTTTTTGCAGAACTTCCTCTCACTTATGCTGGACATTTCCCCAGAATCTGATGAGT GTGACCAAGGCCTCATCCACAACCTTATTTTGGACTCCCGGATAATTGGACAGCTTGCCTCTCGAGTTTGGAAAAACAAGGACTTGAATTC GTATGGCTTCCTGGCTGTGTTTGCATCCACTGATGGAGGAATAACACGGGTCTTTCCTAATAT AGCTGCTGAGTCATGGGAAGAAGATCCTGAGCCCTTCAATTCAAATTACTACAGACGGAGTCTTGACAACAAAGGCTACATGTTCAGAGCTCCATCCAGATCCT CTTTAGACGACCCTGTAGGTGCAGAAAACGGCACTGTTGGAATCCTGGTCAGTTCAGCTATTGAGGTGAATTTAGGAGGAAAACTACTCAAACCTTCAG TGGTTGGAGTGAAGCTGGACTTAGAGGCGTGGGTGGACAAGTTTAAGATCCTGGCCAGCAATGTGTCAGATGGTCGGCAGGGCTCACACAAG TGTGGACCGTCCAGAAGCTGTGAGATGGACTGTGAAGTCAACACTGAT GACCTCTTGTGCTATCTCATCGATGATGGTGGGTTCCTGGTCATGTCCAATCAGAGAGATCACTGGAAAAAG ATTGGTCTTTTCTTTGGTGATGTGGATCCTTACCTGATGCACGCACTCTACAACAACTCAATCTATAATCGGCGTCAATCTTTCCAATACCAGTCTGCGTGTGAGCCTGTCTCTAGCAGCCACACAGGAGCCGCACACAGGGGCATCTTTGTG ccgtCCATCGCTGACATCCTCAGCTTAGCTTGGTGGACGTCCACAGTGGCATG GTCTGTGGTCCAGCAGCTACTGTATGGATTGGCATACAACAGCTGGCTCTATCAAG GTGATGTCCTGGTGGAGGGTTTTGAGATAAAGGAAAGCAGCTGTGTGACCATCCAAAGCCAGTTCTACTTCACAAACACCACCAACTCCTACAACATGCTGCAGGACTGTGGAAACTGCTCACG GCTGTTTCACGCCAAGCGGATAGAAGGCACAAACCTCCTGTTTGTGGTGGCTGAGACGCTCCCCTGCAGCTCATGTGAGATCGAGAGACTAACACAAGTTAAGACGGAGT TTCAGGAAGAGAATCCATGTGAAGTATTGAGCAATGCACGGTACCGCAAGGGCCCGACTTCCTGCTTTGACTACAGTGCCTTA GAAAACACGTCAGAGTGCGGACGGGGTCATGCTCTGCAGTCTTCCATAGGAGTCCTTCTCTTTATTCAGCTTATTCTGCCTCTTTTTCATCTCTGA